One segment of Apus apus isolate bApuApu2 chromosome 1, bApuApu2.pri.cur, whole genome shotgun sequence DNA contains the following:
- the PICK1 gene encoding PRKCA-binding protein → MFADLDYDIEEDKLGIPTVPGTVTLKKDSQNLIGISIGGGAQYCPCLYIVQVFDNTPAALDGTVAAGDEVTGVNGKSVKGKTKVEVAKMIQMVKGEVTIHYNKLQADPKQGKSLDIVLKKVKHRLVENMSSGTADALGLSRAILCNDGLVKRLEELDRTAELYKGLTEHTKNLLRAFFELSQTHRAFGDVFSVIGVREPQPAASEAFVKFADAHRNIEKFGIHLLKTIKPMLTDLNTYLNKAIPDTRLTIKKYLDVKFEYLSYCLKVKEMDDEEYSCIALGEPLYRVSTGNYEYRLILRCRQEARTRFAKMRKDVLEKIELLDQKHVQDIVFQLQRFVSTMSKYYDDCYAVLQDADVFPIEVDLARTTLSYGQKDTYTDGAEDEDGENEREGGRKEDANGEKLIDDA, encoded by the exons ATGTTCGCAGATTTGGACTATGATATCGAGGAAGATAAGCT GGGGATTCCTACTGTACCTGGGACGGTGACCCTGAAGAAGGACTCTCAGAACCTGATTGGGATCAGCATTGGGGGGGGAGCACAGTACTGCCCCTGCCTCTACATTGTCCAG GTATTTGATAACACCCCAGCAGCCTTAGATGGCACCGTGGCAGCTGGAGATGAAGTCACAGGAGTGAATGGGAAGTCTGTCAAAGGGAAGACCAAGGTGGAGGTGGCCAAGATGATACAGATGGTAAAG GGAGAAGTGACAATTCACTACAACAAGCTTCAGGCTGACCCAAAGCAGGGCAAGTCTTTGGATATTG TGTTGAAGAAGGTAAAGCATCGACTGGTAGAGAACATGAGCTCAGGGACAGCAGATGCCCTGGGATTAAGCCGAGCCATACTTTGCAATG ATGGACTAGTGAAGAGATTAGAGGAGCTGGATAGGACTGCAGAGTTATACAAAG GCTTGACAGAGCACACCAAGAATCTTCTCAGGGCTTTCTTTGAGCTATCCCAGACACACAGAG CATTTGGAGACGTTTTCTCTGTCATTGGTGTACGGGAGCCACAACCAGCTGCCAGTGAAGCCTTTGTGAAATTTGCTGATGCCCATCGCAACATTGAGAAGTTTGGGATTCACCTTCTGAAAACAATTAAGCCG ATGCTTACTGACTTGAATACATATCTGAATAAAGCCATTCCTGACACAAGACTGACTATCAAAAAATACCTGGATGTCAAGTTTGAGTATTTG TCTTACTGCCTGAAAGTCAAAGAGATGGATGATGAAGAGTACAGCTGCATT GCTCTGGGCGAGCCCCTCTACCGGGTCAGCACCGGCAACTACGAATACCGCCTTATCCTGCGCTGCCGCCAGGAGGCTCGCACGCGCTTCGCCAAGATGAGGAAGGACGTGCTAGAGAAAATCGAGCTTCTGGACCAGAAGCACG TGCAAGACATCGTGTTCCAGCTGCAGCGTTTTGTCTCCACCATGTCCAAGTACTACGATGACTGCTATGCCGTGCTCCAGGATGCAGATGTCTTTCCCATTGAGGTGGACCTTGCCCGCACTACACTCAGCTATGGGCAGAAGGACACGTACACGGACGGGGCAGAAGACGAAGATGGAGAAAACGAGAGAGAAGGTGGCAGGAAGGAGGACGCAAATGGGGAAAAGCTCATTGATGATGCCTGA
- the SLC16A8 gene encoding monocarboxylate transporter 3, translating to MGRADPEEGQLPAPVKPPDGGWGWIVLFGCFVITGFSYAFPKAVSVYFKELMKDFHVGYSDTAWISSIMLAMLYGTGPVCSIMVNQFGCRPVMLIGGLLASAGMILASFTTNIIELYLTAGVLTGLGMALNFQPSLIMLGTYFDKRRPLANGLAAAGSPVFLSSLSPLGQVLLEKFGWRGGFLIMGGLLLNCCTCGAVMRPLDAGMKRKMEKTQDKYEAKEMLPIGGKSEEGISTADGTRKAQKAKKPPKKGKKLLDFSIFSNRGFIIYTISKFILVLGLFVPPILLVNYAKDTGVPDTEAAFLLSIIGFIDIFARPACGMVAGLKWVRPHVAYLFSFSMLFNGLTDICSARASNYTGLVIFCVFFGISYGMVGALQFEVLMAIVGSQKFSSAIGLVLLIEAFAVLIGPPSAGRLVDALKNYEVIFYLAGSEVALSALFLAMATYCCLNRGKKKDSPPEKNPSGGSGSDTEEAESDVQEADEHSSDNHQPAHSTDNAVVAANEEANHVAEEQSGEGGGCPEGDGEVLARDGCNADPKVERDSF from the exons ATGGGGAGAGCTGACCCAGAAGAagggcagctcccagctcctgtgAAGCCCCCAGATGGTGGCTGGGGCTGGATCGTGCTCTTTGGCTGCTTTGTGATCACCGGCTTCTCCTATGCCTTCCCGAAAGCTGTCAGTGTCTACTTCAAGGAGCTCATGAAAGATTTCCATGTGGGCTACAGTGACACAGCCTGGATCTCTTCCATCATGCTGGCCATGCTCTATGGGACAG GACCAGTATGCAGCATCATGGTGAACCAGTTTGGCTGCCGGCCTGTGATGCTCATCGGTGGGCTGCTAGCTTCTGCTGGCATGATCCTGGCATCTTTTACCACCAATATCATTGAGCTTTATCTGACAGCTGGCGTGCTGACAG GTCTGGGTATGGCATTGAACTTCCAGCCCTCACTGATCATGCTGGGTACCTACTTCGACAAGCGTCGGCCTCTTGCCAAtggcctggcagctgctgggagccctGTCTTCCTTTCCTCACTCTCTCCGCTGGGGCAAGTTCTTCTGGAGAAGTTTGGTTGGCGAGGAGGGTTCCTTATCATGGGGGGCCTTCTGCTTAACTGCTGCACTTGTGGGGCAGTCATGAGACCCCTGGATGCGGGCATGAAGCGGAAGATGGAGAAGACTCAGGACAAATACGAAGCCAAGGAGATGCTGCCCATAGGAGGGAAGTCAGAGGAGGGAATCAGCACCGCTGATGGAACCAGGaaagcccagaaagccaagaaGCCGCCcaagaaagggaagaaactCCTGGATTTTAGTATCTTTTCCAACCGAGGGTTTATCATTTACACTATTTCAAAGTTCATCCTGGTCTTGGGTCTCTTCGTGCCCCCCATATTGCTGGTCAACTATGCCAAGGACACAGGTGTACCAGACACAGAGGCTGCATTCCTGCTCTCCATCATTGGTTTCATAGACATCTTTGCCCGCCCGGCCTGCGGCATGGTGGCAGGGTTGAAGTGGGTCCGCCCTCACGTGGCGTACCTGTTCAGCTTCTCTATGCTCTTCAATGGCCTGACCGACATCTGCAGCGCCAGGGCCAGCAATTACACGGGGCTGGTCatcttctgtgtcttttttggCATCTCCTACGGCATGGTGGGAGCACTGCAGTTCGAGGTCCTGATGGCCATTGTTGGCTCCCAGAAGTTCTCCAGCGCCAttgggctggtcctgctcatCGAGGCTTTTGCTGTGCTCATCGGTCCACCCTCTGCAG GCCGTTTGGTCGATGCTCTCAAGAACTACGAGGTGATCTTCTACCTGGCGGGCTCGGAGGTCGCGCTCTCCGCTCTTTTCCTGGCCATGGCCACCTACTGCTGCCTGAACCgagggaagaagaaggattCTCCTCCGGAGAAGAACCCCTCTGGAGGCAGCGGGAGCGACACCGAGGAAGCGGAATCCGATGTGCAGGAAGCCGATGAGCACAGCAGCGACAACCACCAGCCAGCCCACAGCACCGACAACGCCGTGGTGGCAGCCAACGAGGAGGCCAACCAcgtggcagaggagcagagcgGGGAGGGAGGCGGGTGTCCTGAGGGGGACGGGGAAGTGTTGGCACGAGATGGCTGCAACGCTGACCCGAAGGTGGAGAGGGACAGTTTTTAG